From SAR202 cluster bacterium, one genomic window encodes:
- a CDS encoding phosphoadenylyl-sulfate reductase — protein MTEQVSGSKSRGAVDAEIASLVTESEGWTARRVIEWTLGRYGRKAAFVTSFQAEGMVILDIALSLDRTARVLTIDTGRLPPETYELIDRVRERYGVEVEVVHPDHSELTSFVTLHGVNAFYRSVEMRRMCCYFRKVSPLNRALAGSQAWVTGLTRGQSEGRASTPKIEIDLAHDDIIKVNPLADWSNDQVWGYIREHGIPYNALYDAGYPSIGCAPCTRPVRAGEDSRAGRWWWETDQPKECGLHVKS, from the coding sequence ATGACTGAACAGGTATCTGGAAGCAAGTCTCGGGGTGCAGTGGACGCCGAAATAGCGTCGCTGGTGACGGAGAGCGAAGGCTGGACAGCCCGCCGGGTGATCGAATGGACGCTCGGGCGGTACGGGAGGAAGGCCGCCTTCGTCACCAGCTTCCAGGCGGAGGGGATGGTCATCCTGGACATCGCGCTCTCCCTGGACAGGACTGCGCGCGTGCTCACAATCGATACGGGCCGCCTGCCCCCTGAGACCTATGAGCTCATAGACCGCGTCCGCGAACGGTACGGCGTTGAGGTGGAAGTTGTCCATCCAGACCATTCCGAGCTGACGAGCTTCGTGACCTTGCACGGGGTGAACGCCTTCTACAGGAGCGTGGAGATGCGACGGATGTGCTGCTACTTCCGCAAGGTCAGCCCTCTCAATCGCGCCCTCGCCGGCTCTCAGGCCTGGGTCACGGGTCTCACCCGGGGACAGAGCGAGGGGCGCGCCAGTACACCCAAAATCGAGATCGACCTGGCCCATGACGACATTATCAAGGTGAACCCGCTGGCAGACTGGAGCAACGACCAGGTGTGGGGTTACATCCGGGAGCACGGCATCCCGTACAACGCGCTCTACGACGCGGGGTATCCCAGCATCGGCTGCGCCCCCTGCACCCGGCCGGTGCGGGCAGGGGAGGACTCCCGGGCGGGCAGGTGGTGGTGGGAGACAGACCAGCCGAAGGAGTGTGGGTTGCACGTCAAGAGTTAA
- a CDS encoding bifunctional sulfate adenylyltransferase/adenylylsulfate kinase: MIAPYGGSLVDLLAKEDGAADLKRHAATLPSVQISDTAVCDLELLATGGFSPLDRFMGKADLQRVMDEMRLAGGVVFPIPVTLPVEPGPAIVPGQDIALRDSKNNLLAVMTIEEAYEWDRSELAQKVYGTTDPKHPIVAEMARWGSVNISGRLRVVQLPRRIDFQELRLTPAQVRERISGFGVQNVVAFQTRNPLHRVHEELTKRAAREVNGALLLHPSVGMTKPGDVDHITRVRSYKALTENYYVPGSVLLSLLPLAMRMGGPREALWHAIIRRNYGANNFIVGRDHAGPGNDSSGKPFYGPYDAHQLVSKFESEIGVKMVPFKELLYIPDEDRYEEVDRIAPGTKTANISGTQVRTDYLAKGRLLPAWFTRPEVAVVLQDTYPPRHKQGVCLWFTGLSGSGKSTTAEIVTARLMEVGRQVTELDGDVVRTHLSKGLGFSKEDRDTNIRRIGYVATEIVRHGGLVICAAVSPYRAHRNDVRAMVGAENFVEIFVDTSLDVCEGRDVKGMYAKARRGEIKGFTGIDDPYEAPESPELTLDTVRFSAEENALRVVDYLVEKGFLLNAGSKASVTH; the protein is encoded by the coding sequence CTGATTGCGCCCTACGGCGGAAGCCTCGTGGACCTGCTGGCGAAGGAGGACGGCGCCGCCGACCTGAAGCGCCACGCGGCGACGCTACCCTCGGTGCAGATTTCGGACACGGCGGTTTGTGACCTGGAGCTGCTGGCGACAGGCGGCTTCTCCCCGCTGGACCGTTTCATGGGCAAGGCAGACCTCCAGAGGGTAATGGACGAGATGCGTCTGGCCGGCGGGGTCGTCTTTCCCATTCCCGTAACTCTGCCGGTGGAGCCCGGCCCCGCCATCGTTCCCGGTCAGGACATTGCACTGCGGGATAGCAAGAACAACCTCCTGGCGGTGATGACCATCGAAGAGGCCTACGAATGGGACCGGAGCGAGCTTGCCCAGAAGGTCTACGGCACCACGGACCCGAAACACCCGATCGTTGCCGAAATGGCCCGCTGGGGCAGCGTTAACATCTCCGGGCGCCTCCGGGTGGTCCAGCTCCCTCGTCGTATCGACTTCCAGGAGCTGCGCCTCACACCCGCCCAGGTCAGGGAGCGGATATCAGGCTTCGGCGTGCAGAACGTCGTGGCGTTCCAGACACGCAACCCCCTCCATCGCGTCCACGAAGAGCTTACCAAGCGAGCGGCGCGCGAGGTGAACGGCGCTCTGCTCCTTCACCCCAGCGTGGGCATGACGAAACCCGGGGATGTGGACCATATTACGCGAGTACGTAGTTATAAAGCCCTTACAGAAAACTACTACGTACCCGGCTCCGTCCTCCTCTCGCTCCTCCCGCTCGCGATGCGGATGGGAGGCCCTCGCGAGGCGCTCTGGCACGCGATAATCCGCCGCAACTACGGCGCCAACAACTTTATCGTCGGCCGCGACCACGCAGGCCCCGGCAACGACTCCTCCGGCAAGCCCTTCTACGGCCCATACGACGCCCATCAGCTGGTATCCAAATTCGAATCCGAGATCGGCGTGAAGATGGTGCCGTTCAAGGAGCTGCTGTACATACCTGATGAAGACCGGTATGAGGAGGTGGACCGGATCGCGCCGGGGACGAAGACAGCCAATATCTCCGGGACGCAGGTGAGGACCGACTACCTGGCCAAGGGGCGGCTGCTGCCGGCGTGGTTCACCCGGCCCGAGGTGGCCGTCGTCCTGCAGGACACATACCCCCCCAGGCACAAGCAGGGCGTGTGCTTGTGGTTCACAGGCCTGAGCGGCTCCGGCAAGTCCACCACCGCAGAGATCGTAACGGCCAGGCTCATGGAGGTTGGCCGGCAGGTAACCGAACTCGACGGAGATGTCGTCCGCACCCACCTCTCCAAGGGTCTCGGCTTCTCAAAAGAGGACCGCGATACCAATATCCGGCGCATCGGCTACGTTGCCACTGAGATAGTTCGCCACGGAGGCCTGGTGATATGCGCCGCCGTCAGCCCGTACCGGGCGCACCGGAACGACGTGCGAGCGATGGTCGGCGCTGAGAATTTCGTCGAGATCTTCGTGGACACTTCTCTCGACGTGTGCGAAGGACGGGACGTCAAAGGGATGTACGCCAAGGCCCGCCGGGGGGAGATAAAGGGCTTCACGGGGATAGACGACCCCTACGAGGCGCCGGAGAGCCCAGAGCTTACTTTGGATACTGTGCGGTTTTCGGCCGAGGAGAACGCACTCAGGGTGGTTGATTACCTGGTGGAGAAGGGGTTCCTGCTTAACGCGGGGAGCAAAGCCTCCGTAACCCATTAG